A stretch of the Phaeodactylum tricornutum CCAP 1055/1 chromosome 15, whole genome shotgun sequence genome encodes the following:
- a CDS encoding predicted protein has product MFTGIVEEMGEVVSLTQRDDMPLWDGTKGSGTELTVKASIMMEGAYLGCSICVSGVCLTATELDYDESIFRVGLAPETIRRTYLGDLKTGDAVNLERASEIGGRNSGHFVQGHVDDTGEIIDRWTDEDSLFFKIKVTPDVLAYIVPKGFIAIDGTSLTVCEVDYQEKWFTFMLVEYTQKKIIVPAKKVGDRVNLEVDVLGKYSENALAALIPRLEALEAKVESLEKALVAGK; this is encoded by the coding sequence ATGTTTACCGGTATCGTCGAAGAAATGGGCGAAGTTGTTTCGTTGACGCAACGAGACGATATGCCGTTGTGGgatgggaccaaaggatcgGGAACTGAATTGACCGTCAAAGCATCAATCATGATGGAAGGTGCTTACTTGGGATGCAGTATTTGTGTTTCAGGCGTATGCTTAACAGCAACCGAGCTCGATTACGACGAATCCATCTTCAGGGTTGGACTTGCACCGGAAACAATACGGCGGACCTACTTGGGAGATCTGAAGACGGGAGACGCTGTCAATCTGGAACGCGCAAGCGAAATTGGTGGACGCAATTCGGGGCACTTTGTCCAAGGCCATGTCGATGACACTGGAGAAATTATTGACCGGTGGACGGATGAAGATTCACTCTTTTTCAAGATCAAGGTGACACCGGATGTGTTGGCCTATATAGTACCAAAAGGATTCATTGCAATTGATGGCACGAGTCTTACTGTATGCGAGGTCGATTACCAAGAAAAATGGTTCACGTTCATGTTGGTCGAGTATACACAGAAGAAAATAATTGTGCCAGCGAAAAAAGTGGGGGATCGTGTCAATCTAGAGGTGGATGTCTTGGGGAAGTATTCCGAGAATGCATTGGCAGCACTGATTCCACGCTTGGAAGCGCTAGAAGCCAAGGTAGAATCTCTAGAAAAGGCTTTGGTGGCTGGAAAATAA
- a CDS encoding predicted protein codes for MVFAVRIRDHVGAPRLVKQALSRLRLREKNDGVFVRYDNSARKLLHLVEPWVVYGPPTKAVVEDLINRRGFGKVDGKRVPLSDNTVIEEHLGTNDMICVEDLVHELYNVGENFKAAATFLWPFRLSELKTDFERRTLGVKDNKDYGDRGEAINEYIKHIL; via the coding sequence ATGGTATTTGCGGTTCGTATCCGGGATCATGTTGGCGCGCCTCGATTGGTGAAACAGGCGCTCTCCCGATTGCGGTTGCGAGAAAAGAACGATGGTGTCTTTGTTCGCTACGACAATTCCGCCCGTAAGTTGTTGCATTTGGTGGAACCCTGGGTTGTATACGGCCCACCGACCAAAGCGGTGGTTGAAGATTTAATTAATCGTCGGGGGTTCGGAAAAGTTGACGGTAAGCGTGTGCCGTTATCGGATAACACCGTCATCGAAGAACACTTGGGCACAAACGACATGATCTGTGTTGAAGATTTGGTACACGAGCTGTACAACGTTGGCGAGAATTTCAAGGCAGCCGCAACATTTCTATGGCCCTTCCGACTGTCCGAATTGAAAACAGACTTTGAACGCCGGACTTTGGGCGTGAAGGACAATAAAGACTATGGAGACCGCGGTGAAGCCATCAACGAATACATCAAGCACATTTTGTAA
- a CDS encoding predicted protein has translation MAEVEETPMEEQPVEEPQEEFEEEEEEEFVVAGGATEIKLFGKWSFDDIEIRDISLVDYIACKGDHATYLPHTAGRYQKKRFRKASCPIVERLACCLMKKGRNSGKKLMAVRIIQHTLEIIHLLTDQNPVQVVVDAIINSGPREDSTRVGGAGVVRRQAVDMSPFRRVNYALYLLATGAREASFRNLKTMAECLAEELINAARGSSNSYAIKKKDEIERVSKSNR, from the exons ATGGCCGAAGTGGAAGAAACTCCGATGGAGGAACAACCTGTTGAAGAACCCCAAGAGGAGTtcgaggaggaagaggaagaagaatttgttGTCGCCGGTGGAGCAACCGAGATCAAGCTATTCGGAAAATGGAGCTTTGATGATATCGAAATTCGTGATATTTCTCTGGTG GATTACATTGCCTGCAAGGGAGACCACGCGACTTATTTGCCGCACACTGCTGGACGTTACCAAAAGAAGCGTTTCCGCAAGGCTTCGTGCCCGATTGTGGAGCGTCTTGCTTGCTGCCTGATGAAGAAGGGCCGCAACAGCGGAAAGAAGCTCATGGCGGTACGAATCATTCAACACACCCTCGAAATTATCCACCTGTTGACGGACCAAAACCCCGTGCAGGTTGTCGTGGATGCCATTATCAACTCGGGTCCCCGTGAAGATTCCACTCGTGTCGGTGGTGCCGGTGTGGTCCGTCGTCAGGCTGTGGATATGTCCCCTTTCCGTCGCGTCAACTACGCTCTTTACTTGTTGGCTACCGGTGCGCGGGAAGCGTCCTTCCGTAACTTGAAGACCATGGCCGAGTGCCTGGCGGAAGAACTCATCAACGCCGCCCGTGGGTCTTCTAACTCTTACGCCATTAAAAAGAAGGACGAAATTGAACGTGTTTCCAAGTCGAACCGTTAA
- a CDS encoding predicted protein: protein MTETPHSEDCPSPRSHGLHIFPIRNRLFTEETVPVRNHAAVCFTMTHENPFKSPREATDVLEADAVSHVSSLSSDSRRRNNSRWNGVDMTGETGTGALLLPHEIAFFTPRTPSPEWLAGDERDNGEGFTLMMPPPPSHKVPTTTVRPSPSLPRPILGKFRSTPIFPHPSSISPIFEGRIRTSVADQSLISQVTEDDTLSLLGNRPRRRPVRGSSSAISVGSIVGQSSLKTVPTLATVSISEQSFTHQIKAQQTLDSLVAERSPMRHGLVKRELHYMFKSVSSPLRRFQQSRQKVDLQRTNKGCLT, encoded by the coding sequence ATGACCGAAACGCCGCATTCGGAAGACTGCCCGAGTCCACGATCCCATGGTTTGCACATATTTCCCATACGGAATCGGCTCTTTACAGAGGAAACCGTGCCTGTACGAAATCACGCTGCGGTTTGCTTCACCATGACGCACGAAAATCCCTTTAAGTCGCCTCGCGAAGCAACCGACGTTCTGGAAGCCGATGCTGTCTCGCACGTGTCGTCTTTATCGAGCGATTCTCGCCGACGGAACAATTCTCGATGGAACGGAGTGGACATGACAGGTGAAACGGGTACGGGAGCGCTACTATTGCCTCACGAAATCGCTTTCTTCACCCCAAGGACGCCATCCCCAGAATGGCTTGCAGGCGATGAAAGAGACAATGGTGAAGGTTTTACTCTAATGATGCCACCACCTCCATCTCACAAAGTTCCAACAACGACAGTCCGGCCTTCACCATCTCTGCCTCGGCCTATCCTTGGCAAATTCCGATCCACACCCATTTTCCCCCACCCGAGTAGTATTTCTCCCATTTTCGAAGGCAGAATTCGGACGTCGGTTGCCGATCAATCTCTAATCTCTCAAGTGACGGAGGATGACACTCTTTCCTTACTCGGCAACCGACCCCGACGACGACCAGTGCGTGGAAGCTCCTCTGCCATTTCGGTAGGCAGTATTGTGGGGCAATCTTCGCTAAAAACAGTTCCGACATTGGCTACTGTCAGTATATCGGAGCAGAGCTTTACGCATCAAATCAAGGCGCAGCAGACACTCGATTCGCTCGTCGCGGAACGTTCGCCGATGCGCCATGGTCTCGTCAAGCGGGAGTTACACTACATGTTCAAAAGTGTTTCCAGTCCTCTGCGTCGATTTCAACAAAGCCGTCAAAAAGTTGATCTTCAGCGAACCAATAAGGGCTGCTTGACTTGA
- a CDS encoding predicted protein, whose product MGNNSSSSRTGIGLKLDQAGYQAGDVLKGRVYLALRQGDPVLRNLRAIHVLLQGAENVEIERHIRDGSGSSSKTKNVVVDRSTRVFVRTDLFLAHLPSAKSGAAKVGDSGAGQYEYPFQYRLPDNLPGTMHCSHKDCRSFAEVRYTLTAYLAMEMADQDDQPAVQASTAVYVKGRRPNEVFVDIPIQPLRAETEAFPVKTCCFWNKGVVHLGWQIPSPTPYPGETIPVRVWGNNQSSVDVQYLWVRCVETVHWKAADETVVAHRNTNGHIAGRPSQKSVRRVLAEQKIGVTRAQGLWQPVYETGRHRDSTLLQADDQTLLTAHLRLPKESRLSYAGRLVRVHHTLIVTAVTKGGCATSSPESACQIRILPAVDHQHQGPDAGDATISASMPLAAHATSPLNPTAPTANLVYGSDNTTYDDILQAQVLPDDWKPSTADEIILPEASAVFVDDGVSPASIPLAAGTNRAPSTATPINDTSGSLHVNVAAATAPEQHLLDDPEDVFSNFTETARRPFPTNAAVAELRRVVTVCPQNLPAILEDPSWATAVQNLSPRDLCTVLQSAVDPVAPRVARSLGTCMGSSLTCRHLLACLWSLPEGQRMDVVRELAPLASDLPEHQRLVEQELDRTELLNFRAALKS is encoded by the coding sequence ATGGGAAACAACAGTTCTTCCTCTCGGACCGGTATTGGTCTCAAGTTGGATCAAGCCGGTTACCAGGCTGGCGACGTGTTGAAAGGCCGTGTCTATCTTGCGCTACGTCAGGGCGATCCAGTGCTCCGCAACCTTCGAGCCATTCACGTGCTCCTCCAAGGCGCGGAAAACGTGGAAATTGAACGTCACATTCGGGACGGCAGCGGATCGTCGTCAAAGACTAAAAATGTTGTGGTTGATCGATCCACGCGCGTTTTTGTGCGCACAGACTTGTTCCTGGCACATTTGCCGAGTGCGAAAAGCGGGGCCGCCAAAGTCGGCGACAGCGGAGCCGGGCAGTACGAGTATCCTTTCCAGTATCGTCTCCCGGACAATCTGCCTGGCACGATGCATTGTAGTCACAAGGATTGTCGTAGTTTTGCCGAAGTGCGCTACACCTTGACGGCGTATCTGGCAATGGAGATGGCCGATCAAGACGACCAACCGGCGGTCCAAGCCTCGACTGCCGTCTATGTCAAGGGACGTCGACCCAACGAGGTTTTTGTTGACATTCCAATTCAACCTTTGCGCGCTGAAACGGAAGCTTTTCCCGTAAAAACGTGTTGTTTCTGGAATAAGGGGGTTGTGCATCTAGGGTGGCAGATACCTTCCCCCACACCCTACCCGGGTGAAACGATCCCCGTACGTGTGTGGGGCAACAACCAAAGCTCGGTCGATGTGCAGTATCTTTGGGTACGGTGTGTTGAAACAGTTCACTGGAAAGCAGCCGATGAAACGGTTGTTGCGCACCGGAATACCAATGGCCACATTGCCGGTAGGCCAAGCCAGAAATCTGTCCGGCGTGTTTTGGCGGAGCAAAAGATTGGCGTCACAAGAGCACAAGGATTGTGGCAGCCTGTCTACGAAACTGGACGTCATCGGGATTCCACTTTGCTGCAGGCTGATGACCAGACATTGTTGACCGCTCACTTGAGGCTTCCCAAGGAGAGCCGTTTGAGCTATGCCGGGCGGCTGGTGCGCGTTCACCACACTCTCATTGTCACGGCTGTTACCAAAGGAGGATGTGCAACGTCTTCGCCCGAGTCGGCCTGTCAAATACGAATCCTCCCAGCGGTGGACCATCAGCATCAGGGTCCAGATGCTGGAGACGCTACTATTTCGGCTTCTATGCCGCTGGCTGCGCATGCTACCTCTCCCTTAAATCCAACGGCTCCAACGGCGAATCTTGTATACGGCTCGGACAACACCACCTACGACGACATTTTGCAAGCGCAAGTGCTACCGGACGACTGGAAACCCAGCACGGCCGACGAGATTATTCTACCGGAAGCATCGGCCGTGTTTGTGGATGACGGAGTATCACCTGCGTCGATACCTCTGGCTGCAGGAACAAACCGAGCACCGAGCACGGCTACACCAATCAACGACACTTCAGGTTCCTTGCACGTCAACGTGGCCGCGGCAACTGCACCAGAGCAGCATTTACTAGACGATCCGGAGGATGTCTTTTCAAATTTTACTGAGACTGCGCGTCGGCCATTTCCTACCAACGCGGCGGTTGCCGAGTTGCGCCGAGTGGTCACTGTCTGCCCGCAAAATCTCCCGGCAATTTTGGAGGATCCATCCTGGGCGACGGCGGTCCAGAATCTGTCACCGCGTGATTTATGTACCGTGTTGCAATCGGCAGTCGATCCAGTAGCACCCCGCGTCGCACGCAGTTTGGGTACCTGCATGGGATCTTCACTGACCTGTCGTCATTTACTGGCATGTTTGTGGTCGCTACCGGAAGGACAGCGTATGGACGTGGTACGAGAGCTGGCACCCTTAGCGTCCGACTTGCCAGAACACCAGCGACTCGTGGAACAGGAGTTGGATCGGACGGAATTGTTGAATTTTCGAGCGGCTCTCAAGTCTTGA
- a CDS encoding predicted protein, whose product MSGERWGDSTSEDELDLRITEPVHTGLNDGTISTQSLLDPIPQGAKVTVPPSRYSAEAEEDDGNDEHSEMEEEEESSDDEEDPKERERRLVAARELAQQKKEEKKKKQESLNDQLDDLDDILNELGIEAKVVEEESGVDATTEDVAVSSGANSKRRKKKKKKGEGSAPASAEQQEETKVEEAAAADISTVLKAKAKRKSSKSASSTSAAVAAAKETSEAKKGLEVKKKKKKKDLHFPR is encoded by the coding sequence ATGAGTGGCGAACGGTGGGGTGATTCCACTTCGGAGGACGAACTGGACCTCAGGATTACTGAGCCCGTCCATACGGGTCTTAACGACGGTACCATTTCAACACAATCACTCTTGGATCCTATACCTCAGGGAGCCAAGGTAACTGTTCCTCCAAGTCGCTACAGCGCCGAAGCTGAGGAAGATGACGGGAACGATGAGCACAGTGAAatggaggaagaggaagagtcctccgacgacgaggaagaccCCAAAGAGCGTGAGCGGCGACTGGTAGCCGCTCGGGAATTGGCGcagcaaaagaaggaagaaaagaaaaagaagcaggAATCTTTGAACGACCAGCTGGACGACCTGGACGACATTCTCAACGAACTTGGCATTGAAGCCAAGGTTGTAGAGGAAGAGAGTGGAGTTGACGCTACAACTGAAGATGTAGCCGTGAGCTCTGGCGCAAACAGTAAgcgaagaaaaaagaagaaaaagaagggaGAAGGTAGTGCCCCTGCTTCTGCTGAACAGCAGGAAGAGACCAAAGTTGAAGAAGCAGCAGCTGCCGATATTTCAACAGTGCTCAAGGCCAAGGCCAAGCGCAAAAGTAGCAAGTCCGCTTCTTCTACCAGTGCAGCAGTTGCAGCAGCGAAGGAAACTAGCGAGGCCAAGAAAGGACTGGAAgtaaagaagaaaaagaaaaagaaagaccTTCACTTCCCTCGGTAA
- a CDS encoding predicted protein: MSPEQPRADPNPFGGIWSWSCAPFASRAKELVPRRKRTPRPSPRNLYPSHPQHCVLNRNWPVDDIVMKDRESDSEGETAAPASNHAPEAITATPPAPYGSDDVPSSYQHSSRLAHRGVSTPSTSSSRDSSKFAKEISVSRTPTNFHEQTIPIHSTSLNTLEDDDDNDETSSTRSSSSRRYDWRVFRPRDGGWVHFLRWFVVGGASYAKKTDDKLQEDLGKLARCLILLREYLSTFGMPAKGGPMDQEVVLRQVLRDLYAGGAPLWAVEPVMQKAAEGLTGTPGINWFLLPRKAFYSSTSTITSTMFTIERGFNVQKLGAMEKVAIRLASFASNTKGVSNIPERFPEPSELQKAARMESVRFDESFRTGGTVLKSQDPSVVAKKILRLASHAEGLFYFVNAREYSEMPGQRMNDFWVVTEQERELFSRLATIEAMQMIKEIDANCGKETYSYWTISLFRVMASAGACAFWFGGSWVDMAVSGVLALVVAFIGQSKFLSQQERLVFEIVASFVVGITAGTIALKWPDDTCFGAMAIAGVLDLLQGFRVVYAVIEIMSKQTVSGGADLMEGILFTGLISSSLRFGQYTAASVFSDTADNIGFAACEHGIDQRWFILIVPIAAVSWSGLFNPRYHDLPMMAFHGSLAYLVNFGLAQFNAADNLNNFVSSFAVSFSAGIFSRFTGHQAVGNTVAGMYALVPGAYLVTSLFSTDTLDTSFFVEIIQRSLIIGIGAWSGTILCSPALLGTTMGLISQQHRDHNRRGSSTTGNAMLFF, translated from the exons ATGAGTCCCGAACAACCCCGTGCCGATCCGAATCCGTTCGGAGGAATATGGAGCTGGTCCTGCGCACCCTTCGCATCACGTGCCAAGGAATTGGTAccgagaaggaaaaggacgcctCGGCCTTCGCCACGAAATCTGTACCCATCGCACCCCCAACATTGTGTGCTCAACCGGAATTGGC CTGTTGACGATATTGTCATGAAAGATCGCGAATCGGACAGCGAAGGAGAAACCGCTGCCCCCGCAAGCAACCACGCTCCCGAGGCGATAACGGCGACGCCACCAGCGCCCTACGGCAGCGATGACGTACCTAGTTCGTATCAACACAGTAGTCGTCTAGCACATAGAGGCGTATCCACGCCTTCGACATCAAGCTCCAGAGATTCGTCCAAATTTGCGAAAGAAATATCGGTGTCCCGAACCCCGACGAATTTCCACGAACAAACGATTCCTATACATTCTACATCTCTCAACACtcttgaagacgacgacgacaacgatgagACTTCGTCCACGAGAAGTTCGTCTTCTCGTCGTTACGATTGGCGGGTCTTCCGTCCCCGAGACGGCGGATGGGTGCACTTTCTGCGATGGTTTGTGGTGGGCGGCGCCTCGTACGCCAAGAAAACAGACGACAAGTTACAAGAAGATTTAGGCAAACTCGCGCGTTGTTTAATCCTTCTCCGCGAGTATCTCTCCACCTTTGGTATGCCCGCCAAGGGGGGACCAATGGATCAAGAGGTTGTCCTCCGGCAGGTACTGCGAGATTTGTACGCTGGCGGGGCGCCGTTGTGGGCTGTCGAACCCGTCATGCAAAAGGCAGCGGAAGGCTTAACCGGCACTCCCGGGATTAACTGGTTCCTTTTACCCCGCAAGGCCTTTTATAGCTCCACATCCACTATCACATCTACCATGTTCACCATCGAACGGGGGTTCAACGTGCAAAAGCTGGGGGCCATGGAAAAGGTAGCCATTCGACTGGCCTCGTTCGCGAGCAACACTAAGGGTGTAAGTAACATTCCGGAACGCTTTCCGGAACCGAGTGAACTACAGAAGGCGGCTCGGATGGAATCAGTGCGCTTTGACGAGTCCTTTCGAACGGGTGGGACCGTCCTGAAGAGTCAGGATCCCAGCGTGGTGGCTAAAAAGATACTCAGACTAGCCTCACATGCGGAAGGACTGTTTTACTTTGTCAATGCTCGGGAATATTCCGAAATGCCGGGGCAACGGATGAATGATTTTTGGGTAGTAACGGAACAGGAACGAGAGCTCTTCAGCCGATTGGCAACCATCGAAGCGATGCAGATGATTAAAGAGATCGACGCCAATTgcggaaaagaaacgtaTTCATACTGGACAATTTCACTTTTTCGAGTAATGGCTTCCGCTGGAGCTTGTGCCTTTTGGTTTGGTGGCTCGTGGGTAGACATGGCCGTATCTGGAGTGTTGGCGCTGGTAGTTGCCTTCATTGGACAGTCAAAATTTCTATCACAGCAAGAACGACTGGTATTTGAAATTGTTGCAAGTTTCGTAGTGGGCATTACAGCGGGAACTATTGCTTTGAAATGGCCGGACGATACTTGTTTTGGAGCCATGGCAATTGCCGGTGTTCTGGACCTTCTGCAAGGTTTCCGCGTAGTCTACGCGGTCATTGAAATCATGAGCAAGCAAACCGTTTCTGGGGGCGCCGATTTGATGGAGGGTATTCTCTTTACTGGATTAATTTCGT CATCCCTTCGATTCGGGCAGTATACGGCGGCATCTGTCTTCTCTGACACAGCGGATAATATTGGCTTTGCAGCTTGCGAGCATGGTATCGATCAGCGCTGGTTCATTTTAATTGTCCCAATAGCTGCAGTCTCTTGGTCGGGACTCTTCAATCCGAGGTATCACGATCTTCCAATG ATGGCTTTCCATGGTTCGTTGGCATACTTGGTGAACTTTGGACTAGCCCAGTTCAACGCAGCCGATAACTTGAATAATTTCGTATCGTCCTTTGCGGTTTCCTTCTCCGCCGGAATTTTTTCTCGTTTTACTGGTCATCAAGCCGTTGGAAACACAGTCGCCGGAATGTACGCTTTAGTGCCTGGAGCATATCTCGTAACTTCGTTGTTTTCTACCGACACTTTGGATACTAGTTTCTTTGTTGAAATCATTCAGCGTTCACTCATTATTGGTATTGGTGCCTGGTCTGGAACAATTCTCTGTTCG CCTGCACTCCTTGGAACGACGATGGGTCTCATTTCGCAGCAGCACCGGGATCATAATAGGCGAGGCTCCTCGACGACAGGAAATGCCATGCTTTTCTTCTAG
- a CDS encoding predicted protein, whose amino-acid sequence MTLTSSISTDSTNGKVGQLETPNQRSMATERSFLFGSRRVFTFAMLAGVLIFLMGSLSVSMQSQQYIEALYSGLSAVASLNNSTTLKSVEELTYVAQQHSPGLTGRTLPEHPHETRIRQAIHSHYPHFEHHSVRGKVVDVTQNVNRIEELSLTRKKNVTYMEVKDEDHGPLNVVLFYADDWTLKVLGALNPHVKTPNIDQMAKNGMLFPYNCVTTSICWISRATLVTGVYAAVHQQLKIAHNSLFNNLTIPWTETLFPQLKKHGYYTGLVGKWHAPSPGKEMKLAFDVMNIYYGRHWELRNGQRRHVTDLNGEDALNFLRSRPKDQKFALKVSFFATHAQDYTIPAYSPMNESMSLYEDDDIPWVQTNTEQHWKDLPWFFDNRNEGRRRYIGRFDTPDNYQYNIKCLYRMATEVDSVVGEVIDELKRQGVYDKTLLIFTTDNGNLHGEHGLAEKWYPWEESIRVPLVIQDPRMPATERGKVNDEFTLSVDLAPTILSAAKIPIPSHMQGRDIAELYFDPHQATVSWRKDFFYEWSQGEPVEAVGHNEYYHIPAVFALIRKDWKYFYWPQVKVEQLFQIENDPYEQRDVLNSTAQTTQEALDFMRARYFFLKNYSQMGNPV is encoded by the coding sequence ATGACATTGACGTCAAGTATTTCAACCGATTCAACAAACGGTAAAGTTGGACAACTCGAAACGCCAAACCAGCGTAGTATGGCAACAGAAAGAAGTTTTCTTTTCGGTTCTCGTCGGGTGTTTACGTTCGCCATGCTTGCTGGAGTTTTAATTTTTCTGATGGGGAGTCTCTCCGTGTCGATGCAATCGCAGCAATACATCGAAGCGCTCTATTCGGGGTTGTCCGCGGTCGCTAGTCTGAATAACAGCACCACCCTAAAAAGCGTTGAGGAATTGACGTATGTTGCACAGCAACATTCTCCTGGACTTACGGGACGAACATTACCGGAGCATCCCCACGAAACACGAATACGACAAGCGATACATTCCCACTATCCTCATTTTGAACATCATTCGGTTCGAGGTAAAGTTGTGGACGTGACGCAGAATGTTAACCGGATCGAAGAGCTGTCCTTaacgaggaagaaaaatgTCACCTACATGGAAGTGAAGGATGAGGACCACGGACCGTTGAATGTCGTCCTGTTTTACGCTGACGACTGGACTTTGAAAGTGCTTGGAGCCTTAAACCCTCACGTAAAAACACCAAATATTGATCAAATGGCGAAGAATGGAATGCTCTTTCCCTATAATTGTGTCACCACGAGTATTTGCTGGATTTCACGTGCCACGTTGGTAACGGGTGTTTATGCGGCGGTCCACCAACAACTAAAAATTGCGCACAACAGTCTATTTAATAACCTGACCATTCCGTGGACAGAAACTCTATTTCCACAGCTGAAGAAGCACGGCTATTACACGGGATTAGTTGGAAAATGGCACGCCCCGTCGCCAGGGAAAGAGATGAAATTGGCCTTTGATGTGATGAATATCTATTACGGGCGGCATTGGGAACTGCGAAACGGTCAACGTCGTCACGTGACCGATCTAAACGGCGAAGATGCGCTCAATTTTCTGAGAAGTCGCCCCAAAGACCAAAAGTTTGCATTGAAGGTCTCCTTCTTCGCCACACACGCTCAGGACTACACAATTCCAGCCTACTCGCCCATGAACGAGAGTATGTCTTtgtacgaagacgacgacattcCTTGGGTGCAAACGAATACAGAGCAGCACTGGAAAGATCTGCCTTGGTTTTTTGACAACCGCAACGAAGGTCGGCGGCGGTATATTGGTCGCTTCGATACTCCCGATAATTATCAATACAACATCAAGTGCTTGTACCGTATGGCGACCGAAGTTGATTCGGTTGTTGGCGAAGTGATTGATGAACTCAAAAGGCAAGGTGTTTACGACAAAACGCTTTTGATCTTTACAACAGACAACGGAAATTTGCATGGCGAGCACGGTCTTGCGGAAAAGTGGTATCCTTGGGAGGAATCAATTCGAGTCCCACTGGTCATCCAAGATCCACGCATGCCAGCAACAGAACGTGGCAAAGTCAATGATGAATTCACGTTGTCGGTGGACCTTGCACCGACGATTTTGTCGGCGGCAAAGATTCCGATACCATCTCATATGCAAGGTCGGGATATTGCCGAACTGTACTTTGATCCACACCAGGCAACGGTATCATGGCGTAAGGATTTCTTTTACGAATGGAGTCAAGGCGAGCCGGTAGAAGCCGTAGGCCATAACGAGTACTACCATATTCCAGCGGTCTTTGCGCTGATTCGCAAGGACTGGAAGTATTTTTACTGGCCGCAGGTCAAAGTTGAGCAGCTATTCCAGATTGAGAACGATCCGTACGAGCAGCGTGATGTGCTGAACTCGACGGCTCAAACAACACAAGAAGCACTGGATTTTATGAGGGCAAGATATTTTTTTCTAAAGAACTACTCCCAAATGGGCAACCCAGTCTGA